From the genome of Sulfurovum sp. NBC37-1, one region includes:
- the accD gene encoding acetyl-CoA carboxylase, carboxyltransferase subunit beta, giving the protein MFSNLFKKDEVKNERPNQWIKCPKCNSLMYYKEVEAIQNVCPKCNHHFRISADKRVSFIADEGSFTEHDANLAPIDPLKFSDKKSYKKRIEEAKAKTGKTSSVVSGSCKIDSQDVELVVFDFAFMGGSLGSVEGEKIVRAVDRAIEKGCGVIIVSASGGARMQESTYALLQMSKTSAALKRLSDKGLPFISVLTDPTMGGVSASFAMLGDIIMAEPGALIGFAGQRVIKQTVGVDLPEGFQRSEFLLEHGLIDMVVDRGNMKQTLSDLLKLFSKENSPAKLKAMDSGEHAEVAAVEEE; this is encoded by the coding sequence ATGTTCAGTAACCTGTTTAAAAAAGATGAAGTAAAGAATGAAAGACCTAATCAGTGGATAAAGTGCCCAAAATGTAACTCGTTGATGTATTACAAAGAGGTTGAAGCCATACAGAATGTCTGCCCGAAATGTAACCACCATTTCCGTATCAGTGCGGACAAAAGGGTTTCGTTCATCGCCGATGAAGGAAGTTTTACAGAACATGATGCCAATCTCGCTCCAATTGATCCGTTGAAATTTTCCGACAAAAAATCATATAAAAAACGTATCGAAGAAGCGAAAGCGAAAACAGGAAAAACTTCATCGGTGGTAAGTGGAAGTTGTAAAATAGACAGCCAGGATGTGGAACTGGTCGTATTTGACTTTGCTTTCATGGGAGGAAGTCTCGGTTCGGTTGAAGGTGAGAAGATCGTCCGTGCTGTTGACAGAGCTATCGAAAAAGGATGTGGTGTGATCATCGTGAGTGCTTCAGGCGGTGCCAGAATGCAGGAGAGTACCTATGCTTTGCTTCAGATGAGTAAAACTTCTGCAGCACTTAAGAGACTCAGCGACAAAGGCCTTCCTTTCATCTCTGTACTGACAGACCCCACTATGGGTGGAGTTTCGGCTTCATTTGCGATGCTGGGTGATATTATTATGGCAGAACCGGGCGCACTGATTGGGTTTGCCGGACAGAGGGTTATCAAGCAGACAGTTGGTGTCGACCTTCCCGAAGGTTTCCAGCGTTCGGAATTCCTGCTTGAGCATGGTCTCATCGACATGGTCGTAGACCGCGGGAATATGAAGCAGACACTCTCTGACCTGCTGAAACTCTTTTCAAAAGAGAACAGTCCGGCTAAGTTGAAAGCTATGGACAGCGGAGAACATGCGGAAGTCGCAGCTGTAGAAGAAGAGTAG
- a CDS encoding cupin translates to MQTASFYNDLKFSEESVVITPMLESDFGKEIRIAFKEGQIMKEHKTKFPITVMTLRGSIEFGVGERKVILNEGDVIALEGNVMHELKALAESVVRLSLHKGDSVARVKGVLKL, encoded by the coding sequence ATGCAAACAGCTTCATTTTACAACGATCTGAAATTTTCAGAGGAAAGTGTGGTCATCACACCCATGCTTGAGAGTGATTTCGGCAAGGAGATACGCATAGCGTTCAAAGAGGGTCAGATCATGAAAGAGCACAAGACCAAATTTCCCATTACTGTCATGACACTCAGGGGTTCCATCGAGTTTGGGGTGGGAGAGAGAAAAGTGATCCTGAATGAGGGAGATGTCATTGCATTAGAAGGGAATGTCATGCATGAGCTCAAGGCTCTTGCTGAATCTGTCGTGCGTTTAAGTCTACACAAGGGGGACAGTGTTGCACGTGTCAAAGGGGTATTAAAACTCTGA
- a CDS encoding heme-binding domain-containing protein: MKKLLILLILVFVGIQFVPMNVPADLPVKEGDALEAPENVQAILKRSCFDCHSSHTTFPWYSSIAPVSWFTKKHVKKGREKMNFSTWNSYDDEKKLKYLEKIPKAIQDKMPMKSYLIMHKEAKLSDAEKEALKAWTTEAAFDLE, translated from the coding sequence ATGAAAAAATTATTAATACTACTAATACTTGTTTTCGTAGGAATACAATTTGTTCCTATGAATGTACCCGCTGATTTGCCTGTGAAAGAAGGAGATGCTTTAGAGGCTCCCGAAAATGTACAGGCAATACTTAAACGTTCTTGTTTTGACTGCCACTCAAGTCATACGACATTCCCGTGGTACAGCAGTATCGCTCCTGTTTCATGGTTCACAAAAAAGCATGTCAAAAAGGGAAGAGAAAAGATGAACTTCTCTACTTGGAATTCGTATGACGATGAAAAAAAGCTCAAGTATCTTGAGAAGATACCAAAAGCGATCCAGGACAAGATGCCGATGAAAAGCTATCTGATCATGCATAAAGAGGCAAAACTCAGTGATGCCGAGAAAGAAGCTTTAAAAGCGTGGACAACAGAAGCTGCCTTTGATCTTGAGTAG
- the hrpB gene encoding ATP-dependent helicase HrpB, which yields MQTLPITHVLPKVKEKLIHHNRLVLQAPPGAGKTTALPLALLDEPWLEGKKIIMLEPRRLAVRSSAARMAELLGEKVGQRIGYQIKMESVQSRATKILIVTEGILTRKLQNDPALESVALIIFDEFHERSLHADLSLALALESQSVLREDMKILVMSATLNTAAISTLLDNAPVIESQGRAFPVERIHLDAGTPQPTLKTLPSYIHKLLLKLLAEEEGNILVFLPGVRQIKAVEKLLNESRIKNTYISTLYGNLSKEAQDRAIKAPPKGTGKVVLSTNIAQTSLTIEGIKIVIDSGLQNVSVFNPFSGMNKLESKFISKDAAIQRAGRAGRLSAGKAYHLWHKSRILQKHDTPEILSADLSQLVLELAQWGNDDINALSWMDTPPITAIHHARALLKQLGALDSNGHITSHGEAMGSYGLHPRLAHMMLKAKEMDLSYEASLLAVLVSEKDIYSSAYTSADLRERVITLHDVAQKANVSSKYVDIKQCRYLLENARRIEKNQTSTLHTEQLGILLAFAYPDRIAQLRHRNKGTYLLSNGKGAYLHSDDTLFNSPYLAISDLDAKSTDAAIYKAIALSLADIETHLGTETQEMVTWNEAEARVKVRKVECFGKLILKETQLKSTASPEVLEVLLDEIEALGLNILHWNKEAKNLRERVNFLHLHDENFPDFSDENLLDTMDKWLAPYLQNVTTLKACRNLDLHNILLGLLSYEELQKLNRLVPAKHKVASGSQIGIDYSDPQQPVLAVRLQELFGTHDTPAILGGKVKLMLHLLSPASRPMQVTRDLKSFWENTYDEVKKELRGRYKKHYWPDDPLEAKATSKTKKNM from the coding sequence ATGCAAACTTTGCCCATCACCCACGTCCTTCCCAAAGTCAAAGAGAAACTGATTCACCATAACCGTCTGGTACTGCAGGCACCTCCCGGAGCCGGCAAAACCACTGCTTTGCCGTTGGCATTGCTGGACGAACCGTGGCTGGAGGGCAAAAAGATCATCATGCTTGAGCCGCGTCGTCTGGCAGTGCGTTCTTCCGCGGCACGCATGGCAGAGCTTCTGGGCGAAAAGGTGGGACAGCGTATCGGATACCAGATAAAGATGGAGTCGGTGCAGAGCAGAGCAACCAAGATACTCATCGTCACAGAAGGAATACTCACACGCAAACTGCAAAACGACCCGGCACTGGAAAGTGTGGCGCTGATCATCTTCGACGAGTTTCATGAACGCTCCCTGCATGCTGACCTCTCTTTGGCTTTGGCTCTGGAGTCACAGTCCGTGTTGCGGGAAGATATGAAAATACTCGTTATGTCCGCCACGCTGAATACAGCGGCGATCTCCACACTTTTGGACAATGCACCCGTCATTGAAAGTCAGGGACGGGCTTTTCCTGTGGAGCGCATACACCTGGATGCCGGTACACCACAACCGACACTCAAAACTCTACCCTCCTACATTCATAAACTTCTGCTCAAACTGCTTGCCGAGGAGGAAGGCAACATCCTCGTCTTTCTTCCGGGAGTCCGACAGATCAAAGCGGTGGAAAAACTGCTCAATGAAAGCAGGATTAAAAATACCTACATCTCTACACTCTACGGGAACCTCAGCAAAGAGGCACAGGACAGAGCCATAAAAGCACCGCCCAAAGGCACAGGGAAAGTGGTACTCTCCACCAACATCGCACAGACTTCTCTGACCATTGAGGGTATTAAGATCGTTATAGATTCCGGACTTCAGAATGTTTCTGTCTTTAATCCCTTTTCAGGCATGAACAAGCTTGAGAGCAAATTCATTTCCAAAGACGCTGCCATCCAAAGGGCAGGACGGGCAGGACGGCTTTCAGCCGGGAAGGCCTACCACCTGTGGCACAAGTCCAGGATACTACAGAAACACGATACACCCGAAATACTCTCTGCCGACCTCAGTCAGCTTGTTCTGGAACTGGCACAATGGGGGAATGATGACATAAATGCTCTTTCCTGGATGGACACCCCGCCTATCACTGCCATACACCATGCCCGGGCACTCCTCAAACAACTCGGGGCACTCGATAGCAACGGACACATCACCTCCCACGGGGAAGCCATGGGCAGCTACGGACTTCACCCCAGACTTGCCCATATGATGCTCAAAGCCAAAGAGATGGATCTCTCCTATGAAGCGTCTCTTTTGGCAGTGCTGGTCTCGGAGAAAGATATCTACAGTAGCGCTTACACCTCTGCCGATCTACGCGAACGGGTCATCACCCTGCACGACGTCGCCCAAAAAGCAAATGTTTCATCTAAATATGTCGATATAAAACAGTGCCGATATTTGCTTGAAAATGCCAGACGCATTGAAAAAAACCAAACCTCCACACTCCATACGGAACAGCTTGGCATCCTGCTTGCATTCGCCTACCCTGACCGAATCGCACAGCTTCGCCACAGAAACAAAGGTACCTACCTGCTTTCCAACGGAAAAGGAGCATATCTGCACAGCGATGACACTCTCTTTAACAGTCCGTATCTGGCCATTTCAGACCTGGATGCCAAAAGTACCGATGCTGCCATCTACAAAGCCATAGCTCTGAGTCTTGCAGACATAGAAACCCATCTGGGAACAGAAACACAGGAGATGGTTACCTGGAACGAGGCAGAGGCACGGGTAAAGGTGCGCAAAGTAGAATGCTTTGGCAAACTCATACTCAAAGAAACACAACTGAAAAGTACCGCTAGTCCTGAAGTACTTGAGGTACTTTTGGATGAAATCGAAGCACTGGGTTTAAATATTTTACATTGGAACAAGGAAGCAAAAAACCTTAGAGAAAGAGTAAATTTTCTGCATCTTCATGATGAAAATTTTCCTGATTTTTCCGATGAAAACCTGCTTGACACAATGGACAAGTGGCTGGCACCCTACCTTCAAAATGTAACGACACTCAAAGCCTGCCGGAATCTCGATCTGCATAATATCCTTCTGGGACTTCTCAGCTACGAAGAGCTCCAAAAACTCAACCGCCTCGTCCCGGCTAAACATAAAGTTGCCAGTGGTTCACAGATAGGCATTGACTACAGTGATCCTCAACAACCAGTACTTGCAGTACGCCTGCAGGAGCTTTTCGGCACACACGACACCCCTGCTATACTCGGAGGCAAAGTCAAACTGATGCTCCACCTGCTCTCCCCTGCTTCACGTCCTATGCAGGTGACAAGAGACTTGAAAAGTTTTTGGGAAAATACCTATGATGAAGTCAAAAAAGAGTTGAGAGGAAGATACAAAAAACACTACTGGCCGGACGATCCGCTTGAAGCCAAAGCGACTTCAAAGACAAAGAAAAATATGTAA